A DNA window from Carassius gibelio isolate Cgi1373 ecotype wild population from Czech Republic chromosome A6, carGib1.2-hapl.c, whole genome shotgun sequence contains the following coding sequences:
- the LOC128015841 gene encoding leucine-rich repeat neuronal protein 1-like: MARGTFFFVLQGQICFFLLLASLGLSSVQSTECPPLCVCEIRPWFTPQSTYREATTVDCNDLHLTHIPGNLSADTQVLLLQSNYIARTSEELEQLLNLTELDLSQNNFSNIQDIGLTNMSQLTTLHLEENQIVEMPDFSLQDLTNLQELYINHNQISSIAPNAFAGLRNLLRLHLNSNRLKAIDSHWFESTPNLEILMIGENPVVGILDLNFKPLTNLRSLVLAGMELTDIPGNAFIGLDNLESLSFYDNKLVWVPQTALQKLPNLKFLDLNKNPIHKIQEGDFKNMLRLKELGINNMGELVSIDRFALDNLPELTKLEATNNPKLSYVSRLAFRDLPSLESLMLNNNALNSLYQATTNSLPNLREISIHSNPLRCDCVIQWMSSSKTNIRFMEPLSMFCAMPLEVRGQRVRDVLTGESKGQCLPMISHDTFPNHLNLDIGMTVDLDCRAMAEPEPEIYWVTPSGNKVMMDTVSDKYQLNSAGTLRIYHIQVDDSGHYTCVAQNTEGADTRVTTIRVNGTLLDSTQLMKIYVKHTESHSILVSWKVNSNVMMSNLKWSSATMKIDNPHITYTAKVPVDVHEYNLTHLQPATEYEVCLSVSNIHQQTQKSCVNVTTKHAMFAVEISEQGTNTALAAVMGTILAIICLGSITVYIAKRWKRKNYHHSLKKYMQKTSSIPLNELYPPLINLWEADSEKDKDGSSDTKPTQVDTTRSYYMW; the protein is encoded by the coding sequence ATGGCAAGAGggactttcttttttgttttgcagGGCCAGATTTGTTTCTTCCTGCTTCTGGCTTCACTTGGCCTCTCTTCAGTTCAGAGTACAGAATGTCCGCCGCTTTGTGTGTGCGAGATCCGGCCTTGGTTCACACCCCAGTCCACTTACAGAGAAGCAACTACTGTTGATTGCAATGACCTTCACCTTACACACATCCCTGGGAACCTTTCAGCTGACACGCAGGTGTTACTTCTGCAAAGTAACTACATTGCCAGAACTAGTGAGGAACTGGAGCAGTTATTGAATCTCACAGAACTTGACCTGTCCCAGAACAACTTCAGCAACATCCAGGATATTGGCTTGACCAACATGTCACAACTCACAACGCTTCACCTGGAAGAGAACCAAATAGTCGAGATGCCTGACTTCAGTTTGCAAGATCTCACCAATCTACAGGAGCTGTACATTAATCACAATCAGATCAGCTCCATTGCACCCAATGCCTTCGCCGGATTGCGTAACCTTCTGAGACTCCACCTGAACTCCAACAGACTCAAGGCCATTGACAGTCACTGGTTTGAATCAACCCCCAACCTGGAGATCCTGATGATTGGGGAAAATCCTGTGGTCGGCATCCTGGATTTGAACTTCAAACCTCTCACCAACTTGAGAAGTCTGGTCCTGGCAGGAATGGAGCTCACTGATATCCCAGGCAATGCATTCATTGGACTAGACAACCTAGAGAGTCTCTCCTTCTATGATAATAAACTAGTTTGGGTGCCACAGACTGCTCTGCAGAAGCTTCCAAACCTGAAATTTCTGGATTTGAACAAGAATCCAATACATAAAATTCAAGAGGGTGACTTTAAGAACATGCTGAGGCTGAAAGAACTTGGCATTAACAACATGGGAGAACTTGTGTCCATTGATCGCTTTGCCCTGGATAACCTCCCAGAGCTGACTAAACTCGAAGCCACAAACAACCCCAAGCTTTCCTACGTTAGCCGTTTAGCATTCCGTGACTTGCCATCACTTGAAAGTCTAATGCTCAATAACAACGCTCTAAACTCCCTCTACCAAGCAACGACAAATTCCCTGCCAAACCTGAGGGAGATCAGTATCCATAGCAACCCGCTGCGCTGCGACTGTGTAATTCAGTGGATGAGCTCAAGCAAGACAAACATTCGATTTATGGAGCCTCTTTCCATGTTCTGCGCAATGCCACTTGAGGTTAGAGGTCAGCGTGTGAGAGACGTACTTACTGGTGAATCTAAAGGCCAGTGTCTGCCAATGATTTCTCATGACACATTCCCCAATCATCTCAACCTTGATATTGGGATGACAGTAGATCTGGACTGTCGTGCTATGGCTGAGCCTGAACCAGAAATATACTGGGTGACCCCATCTGGTAACAAAGTCATGATGGATACAGTATCCGATAAATATCAACTTAACAGTGCAGGAACTCTGCGCATATACCACATTCAGGTGGACGACTCTGGCCACTACACCTGTGTGGCTCAGAATACAGAAGGAGCGGACACTCGGGTGACCACCATTCGAGTCAACGGGACTCTTCTGGATAGCACCCAGCTTATGAAGATCTACGTGAAACACACAGAGTCCCACTCAATTTTAGTGTCCTGGAAAGTGAACTCCAATGTCATGATGTCCAATCTGAAGTGGTCATCTGCCACCATGAAAATTGACAACCCTCACATCACCTATACGGCTAAAGTTCCTGTAGATGTTCATGAGTACAACCTCACACACCTTCAGCCAGCCACTGAGTATGAGGTCTGTCTCTCAGTCTCCAATATCCACCAGCAGACCCAGAAGTCATGCGTTAATGTCACAACCAAGCATGCTATGTTTGCGGTGGAGATCTCTGAGCAAGGCACCAATACAGCTCTGGCGGCAGTCATGGGCACAATACTGGCCATCATCTGTCTGGGCTCAATTACTGTATACATTGCAAAGAGATGGAAGAGGAAGAACTACCACCACTCCTTAAAGAAGTACATGCAGAAAACCTCCTCCATCCCCCTAAATGAACTCTATCCTCCCCTCATTAACTTATGGGAGGCAGACAGTGAAAAGGACAAGGACGGTTCTTCAGACACTAAGCCAACGCAGGTGGACACAACAAGAAGTTATTACATGTGGTGA